A genome region from Nocardia sp. NBC_00565 includes the following:
- a CDS encoding helix-turn-helix domain-containing protein encodes MTVGALSEICGPATSPMVWLRPGHAGYIGPELGVDLHSVSVPVLSVGLDGPFVLDTATHGEIRTGSSFAPARAVHRVNAPEEWILLLFVDPAGAPAAAIAEEMTAIAGPYGLGHRRERELVEQCRRADVDPDRIFARAIGGRAPAADPRIESVAAAIRRDPNRTFRAETIAANLGLSTSHFLRLFAQQCGTTFRGYQRWTRVMHALRDVAGGRDLTRCAADAGFATPSHLSETFHRMFGASVTTLLRTGPRFDLG; translated from the coding sequence GTGACCGTGGGTGCGCTTTCAGAAATATGCGGTCCGGCAACATCGCCGATGGTGTGGCTGCGACCCGGTCATGCCGGGTATATCGGCCCGGAACTCGGCGTCGACCTGCATTCGGTCTCGGTTCCGGTGCTCAGCGTCGGTCTGGACGGGCCGTTCGTCCTGGATACCGCGACACACGGGGAGATACGCACCGGCAGCTCGTTCGCTCCCGCTCGCGCGGTGCACCGTGTCAACGCGCCCGAGGAGTGGATCCTGCTGCTGTTCGTCGACCCCGCGGGTGCGCCCGCGGCAGCCATCGCGGAGGAGATGACGGCTATCGCCGGGCCGTACGGTCTCGGCCACCGACGGGAACGGGAGCTCGTCGAGCAGTGCCGTCGAGCCGACGTGGATCCGGACCGAATCTTCGCGCGGGCCATCGGTGGTCGCGCACCGGCCGCCGATCCGCGGATCGAGTCGGTCGCCGCCGCGATTCGCCGGGACCCGAATCGCACCTTCCGGGCCGAGACGATCGCCGCGAACCTGGGCCTGTCCACTTCCCATTTCCTGCGCTTGTTCGCCCAGCAGTGCGGCACCACATTCCGCGGCTATCAGCGGTGGACCCGCGTCATGCACGCACTCCGGGACGTCGCAGGCGGCCGCGATCTCACCCGGTGTGCCGCCGACGCCGGTTTCGCGACCCCGTCCCACCTCAGCGAAACCTTCCATCGCATGTTCGGAGCGTCCGTCACCACGCTGCTGCGCACCGGCCCCCGCTTCGATCTGGGTTAA
- a CDS encoding alpha/beta hydrolase: protein MLAALTPDPDWDSITADQLIELREVGNRKRRSALGRLATGRPDRGARITTHALDLPGRRLDVRVYQPDRGGSALPLIIAFHGGGFIGGAPDQDDWLLSHLAANCPAVVASVDYRLAPEHRVPAQVQDAYDAARCLVELAPVWEADPSRIALLGSSAGATLAALTAIEADELGLPVRAQVLINPQLDWTDQVFEYPSFTENADSPTATPANCRAVQRFALPESFDARVISPVASDNLGGLAPVLIHAAGLDPLEDQAPAYAERLRQAGVEVTLTRYPEAVHSFLSMPGLVPAARPARAEILAHLHSHLLVRSDTPTR, encoded by the coding sequence TTGCTGGCCGCACTCACGCCCGATCCGGACTGGGATTCGATCACCGCGGATCAGCTCATCGAATTGCGCGAAGTAGGTAACCGCAAACGGCGGTCCGCGCTCGGCAGGCTCGCCACCGGCCGGCCCGATCGTGGTGCGCGAATCACCACACACGCACTCGATCTCCCGGGGCGTCGGCTGGACGTCCGTGTGTACCAGCCCGATCGGGGAGGTTCGGCGCTGCCGCTGATCATCGCCTTCCACGGTGGTGGATTCATCGGCGGCGCACCGGACCAGGACGACTGGCTGCTCAGTCACCTGGCGGCCAACTGTCCGGCCGTGGTCGCATCGGTCGACTATCGACTGGCGCCCGAGCACCGCGTGCCCGCACAGGTCCAGGACGCCTACGATGCCGCACGTTGCCTCGTCGAGTTGGCCCCGGTGTGGGAAGCCGATCCCAGTCGGATCGCTCTGCTGGGTTCCAGCGCGGGAGCCACGCTCGCGGCTCTCACCGCGATCGAGGCGGACGAACTCGGGCTGCCGGTGCGCGCCCAGGTACTGATCAATCCGCAGCTCGACTGGACCGACCAGGTCTTCGAGTACCCCTCGTTCACCGAGAACGCGGACAGCCCCACCGCGACACCGGCCAATTGCCGTGCCGTGCAGCGCTTCGCGCTTCCCGAATCGTTCGACGCCCGTGTGATTTCACCGGTGGCAAGCGACAACCTCGGGGGACTCGCCCCGGTCCTCATTCACGCCGCGGGTCTGGATCCGCTGGAAGATCAGGCTCCGGCCTACGCCGAGCGCCTGCGACAGGCGGGAGTCGAGGTGACGCTGACCCGCTACCCGGAAGCGGTGCATTCCTTCCTGAGCATGCCGGGACTGGTGCCCGCGGCCCGGCCCGCACGCGCCGAGATCCTCGCCCATCTGCACAGCCACCTGCTGGTGCGCTCGGACACACCGACGCGGTAG
- a CDS encoding NADH:flavin oxidoreductase produces the protein MKDVFAPAELGPITLRNKVIKAATFEGRTPDALVTDELIEFHREVAAGGVAMTTVAYCAVAPGGRTDRHQIWMRPEAVAGLRKLTDAVHAEGAAVSAQIGHAGPVANAASNRAPALAPSRMFSPLGMRMMKVPDEAEIRELVAAHANAARLAEQSGFDAVEIHFGHNYLVSSFLSPRLNRRTDRYGASTTGRARLAREIACAVREAVGDRLAVIAKLNMEDGVPGGLTVPESVQVAAWLEADGALDALELTAGSSLLNPMLLFHGDAPRREFAKVLPVPARWGFRVVGRAFLKEYPYREAYLLERARQFRRELSMPLILLGGITNLDTMRLAMTEGFDYVAMGRALLREPNLLRRIQSEESTRSACTHCNECMPTIYTGTRCVFRPDQPHEPLQVSPSDLGARVSE, from the coding sequence GTGAAGGATGTATTCGCCCCTGCCGAACTGGGCCCGATCACGTTGCGCAACAAGGTGATCAAGGCAGCGACATTCGAGGGCCGCACACCGGACGCGCTGGTCACCGATGAGCTGATCGAATTCCATCGGGAGGTGGCGGCTGGCGGGGTCGCGATGACAACCGTTGCCTACTGCGCCGTCGCGCCGGGCGGCCGCACCGACCGGCATCAGATCTGGATGCGACCGGAAGCCGTTGCGGGACTGCGGAAATTGACCGATGCGGTGCATGCCGAGGGCGCGGCGGTCAGCGCACAGATCGGTCATGCCGGGCCGGTCGCGAACGCGGCCTCCAACCGAGCCCCCGCGCTCGCGCCGAGCCGCATGTTCAGTCCGCTCGGCATGCGCATGATGAAGGTCCCCGACGAGGCCGAGATTCGGGAGCTCGTCGCCGCGCACGCGAATGCCGCCCGGCTGGCCGAACAGAGCGGATTCGATGCGGTCGAAATCCACTTCGGGCACAACTATCTGGTGAGCTCGTTTCTGAGTCCGCGACTGAACCGCCGCACCGATCGCTACGGCGCCTCGACGACCGGACGCGCCCGACTGGCCCGCGAGATCGCCTGCGCGGTACGGGAAGCCGTCGGGGACCGGCTCGCGGTGATTGCGAAGCTGAACATGGAGGACGGCGTCCCCGGCGGTCTGACGGTGCCCGAGTCGGTGCAGGTGGCCGCGTGGCTGGAGGCCGATGGCGCACTCGACGCCCTCGAATTGACCGCGGGCAGTTCACTGTTGAACCCGATGCTGCTGTTCCACGGCGACGCGCCCCGGCGGGAATTCGCGAAAGTCCTTCCCGTTCCGGCCCGATGGGGCTTCCGCGTGGTCGGGCGGGCCTTCCTGAAGGAGTATCCGTATCGGGAGGCCTACCTGCTGGAGCGCGCGCGTCAGTTCCGCCGGGAGCTGTCGATGCCGCTGATTCTGTTGGGCGGCATCACCAACCTCGACACCATGCGGCTGGCGATGACCGAGGGCTTCGACTACGTCGCCATGGGCCGGGCCCTACTGCGCGAGCCGAATCTCTTGCGCCGCATCCAATCCGAGGAGTCCACCCGCTCGGCATGCACCCACTGCAACGAGTGCATGCCGACGATCTACACCGGCACCCGCTGCGTATTTCGTCCCGACCAGCCGCATGAACCGCTGCAGGTGTCGCCGAGCGACCTCGGCGCCCGGGTGAGCGAGTGA
- a CDS encoding TetR/AcrR family transcriptional regulator, with protein MAGKISADTRERLLAAAERLLLTRPYDEVSVRGICGEAGANPAAVHYHFGSKDALVAALLEDRIGPLWADRLTAVTAERGAVSEVVDAVIEPFVALAGDPVGRLHLRLLAQFVLGRHMTSWRRPWFRMDSWVGLLPELPEDESRRRWMLAFDLIITRFGGAETEERDLSGRAVASLRDFVVAGLTAPFGGKK; from the coding sequence ATGGCAGGGAAGATCTCGGCGGATACTCGAGAGCGGCTGTTGGCGGCGGCGGAGCGGTTGTTGTTGACGCGGCCTTATGACGAGGTTTCGGTGCGGGGGATCTGTGGCGAGGCTGGGGCTAATCCGGCGGCGGTGCATTATCACTTCGGGTCGAAGGATGCGCTGGTTGCGGCGTTGCTCGAGGATCGGATCGGGCCGCTGTGGGCGGATCGGCTGACCGCGGTGACCGCGGAGCGCGGTGCGGTGTCCGAGGTTGTCGACGCGGTGATCGAACCGTTCGTGGCGTTGGCGGGCGATCCGGTGGGGCGGTTGCATCTGCGGTTGCTCGCGCAGTTCGTGCTCGGGCGGCATATGACGTCGTGGCGTCGGCCGTGGTTCCGCATGGACTCGTGGGTCGGCCTGCTCCCCGAACTGCCCGAGGACGAGAGTCGTCGCCGGTGGATGCTGGCCTTCGACCTGATCATCACCCGGTTCGGCGGAGCCGAGACCGAGGAACGCGACCTATCGGGGCGGGCGGTGGCATCACTGCGCGATTTCGTGGTCGCCGGATTGACCGCGCCGTTCGGAGGCAAGAAGTGA